The proteins below come from a single Danaus plexippus chromosome 9 unlocalized genomic scaffold, MEX_DaPlex mxdp_24, whole genome shotgun sequence genomic window:
- the LOC116767348 gene encoding ankyrin repeat domain-containing protein 29 isoform X1, which translates to MSLKKESRTDVQFHLAALRGDCERLKQLLDTGKVHIDSRDRDGTTPLILSAAMGHTDCVKELLAQGADPTCCRTTGTSALFFAAQGGFLEAARALLDAGAPVDAPSVDGGTALFVSCQCGHLPVVEELIHRGADVNCAMKDGATPLFISSQNGHASVCSVLLAAGAAVDARRSDRATPLWIACQCGHAAVVRLLLAACADVDALRQDGASPLFKAAHKGHAAVVSELLRYRANRGLLPNGQSALHGAAMFGHVSCARLLLTGCDVTAALRLRNAAGLTPAQAAAAHGRHDILKYFDSLSKPLS; encoded by the exons ATGTCTTTAaag AAAGAGTCCCGTACAGACGTACAGTTCCACCTGGCGGCGCTGAGGGGTGACTGTGAACGACTCAAACAACTGCTGGATACAGGGAAAGTACACATAGACTCCAGAGACCGG GACGGCACCACTCCGCTGATCCTCTCGGCGGCCATGGGGCACACGGACTGTGTCAAGGAGTTACTGGCCCAGGGCGCAGACCCCACTTGTTGCAGAACG ACCGGTACCAGCGCCCTGTTCTTCGCTGCTCAAGGCGGGTTCCTGGAGGCGGCGCGCGCTCTGCTGGACGCGGGCGCTCCTGTCGACGCTCCCAGTGTG GACGGCGGCACGGCTCTGTTCGTGTCGTGTCAGTGCGGTCACCTGCCCGTGGTGGAGGAACTCATACACCGAGGAGCGGACGTCAACTGCGCCATGAAG GACGGCGCCACCCCGCTGTTCATCTCGTCCCAGAACGGCCACGCGTCGGTGTGTTCGGTGCTGCTGGCCGCGGGTGCCGCTGTGGACGCGCGCCGCTCGGACCGCGCCACTCCCCTGTGGATCGCGTGTCAGTGCGGACACGCGGCCGTCGTGAGGCTGCTGCTGGCGGCCTGCGCCGACGTGGACGCCCTCCGACAG GACGGTGCGAGTCCCCTGTTCAAGGCGGCTCACAAGGGTCACGCGGCGGTCGTTTCCGAGCTGCTGCGGTACCGCGCTAACAGAGGCCTGTTGCCG AACGGCCAGTCCGCCCTCCACGGCGCGGCCATGTTCGGCCACGTGTCCTGCGCGCGGCTGTTGTTGACCGGCTGTGACGTCACAGCCGCCCTCCGGCTCCGTAACGCGGCCGGGCTCACCCCGGCGCAGGCCGCCGCCGCGCACGGCCGCCACGACATCCTGAAGTACTTCGACTCGCTCAGTAAGCCGCTCTCGTGA
- the LOC116767348 gene encoding ankyrin repeat domain-containing protein 29 isoform X2 yields the protein MGHTDCVKELLAQGADPTCCRTTGTSALFFAAQGGFLEAARALLDAGAPVDAPSVDGGTALFVSCQCGHLPVVEELIHRGADVNCAMKDGATPLFISSQNGHASVCSVLLAAGAAVDARRSDRATPLWIACQCGHAAVVRLLLAACADVDALRQDGASPLFKAAHKGHAAVVSELLRYRANRGLLPNGQSALHGAAMFGHVSCARLLLTGCDVTAALRLRNAAGLTPAQAAAAHGRHDILKYFDSLSKPLS from the exons ATGGGGCACACGGACTGTGTCAAGGAGTTACTGGCCCAGGGCGCAGACCCCACTTGTTGCAGAACG ACCGGTACCAGCGCCCTGTTCTTCGCTGCTCAAGGCGGGTTCCTGGAGGCGGCGCGCGCTCTGCTGGACGCGGGCGCTCCTGTCGACGCTCCCAGTGTG GACGGCGGCACGGCTCTGTTCGTGTCGTGTCAGTGCGGTCACCTGCCCGTGGTGGAGGAACTCATACACCGAGGAGCGGACGTCAACTGCGCCATGAAG GACGGCGCCACCCCGCTGTTCATCTCGTCCCAGAACGGCCACGCGTCGGTGTGTTCGGTGCTGCTGGCCGCGGGTGCCGCTGTGGACGCGCGCCGCTCGGACCGCGCCACTCCCCTGTGGATCGCGTGTCAGTGCGGACACGCGGCCGTCGTGAGGCTGCTGCTGGCGGCCTGCGCCGACGTGGACGCCCTCCGACAG GACGGTGCGAGTCCCCTGTTCAAGGCGGCTCACAAGGGTCACGCGGCGGTCGTTTCCGAGCTGCTGCGGTACCGCGCTAACAGAGGCCTGTTGCCG AACGGCCAGTCCGCCCTCCACGGCGCGGCCATGTTCGGCCACGTGTCCTGCGCGCGGCTGTTGTTGACCGGCTGTGACGTCACAGCCGCCCTCCGGCTCCGTAACGCGGCCGGGCTCACCCCGGCGCAGGCCGCCGCCGCGCACGGCCGCCACGACATCCTGAAGTACTTCGACTCGCTCAGTAAGCCGCTCTCGTGA
- the LOC116767656 gene encoding zinc finger protein 28 yields MLSPHDDDDDNHLCIKCNATIIGLDNYVKHRKQGCRKRKIDSKPELASIDPLEATYNLGADVFFQSLELQSSVKRSPLSRLTPPTPVTKNNIDKKNSLNVASTSRDIPRISPIESNLRGEDWIGGHSLRIGSNEDNQTKLINAVANISGSVKKEPLNSYNITNFSVYKEDNDSEESNVSEEEDEDEIVVDEGSWPPPPNYTGGKWRPASPEQEWDVREEQEQVDRDYDYDAPPPEHTKGKWIPGANERTQIMQTTIQTKGSVQYWCGPCNRRLGSRAIYEKHLKSNLHMRKVLPEQELEFSGSLVSTNNSLVRPRSAGAAMFVSAVYSSPTRKRSKKESKVSIKMNKKKRKRTSCFVQCSGCKTRVKRNLMGKHLISHYHFRKGTVVKNFLYKQLVLNNIDAIVHQAPFQCSPCKFYTNWQTNFMQHWNSEEHKSTISSIEGVYWCSFCKFESETCEEMSAHITSTEHGEVASVINRSMPIIIRKKSVIKCHTCPMMFRYNVEVKHHCRTTGHDLPYSASDIYQEVHRCHHCKKKFKLSISLVAHLKKRHNDSVYFCLLCSKTFNSAVEVKNHRQSTEHRVKRLEVLRERGLLTKDISKKCPYCPQYVVLKNTLELREHIINVHPSIKKKCPKCGKEFIFSQEVSRHIRSNACKLHNPEALQSSITWKCSQCLFVTDSQAECFFHEVLHTEPSTETTKTNKIIKKYKCPLCPKTFRKPSLRLHLRQHTFERPLVCTICGANFTRQSTLANHTRTEHSDRRPGTDDPAEDQTLKCLKCKKTFDRRVSLTHHEVTCEGVERRCPHPDCSYIASTVAQLTRHRYGHKEIVKQYECPHCDFKAEKSSHMKRHLFCHERIKPYACPHCDFTCGSLENLRKHAVHSKLHVGLCLYSCPQSCGFSSDRAASLRRHLTSCHSDVYDAPAANRTVKTLLMTDDAL; encoded by the exons ATGCTCTCGCCTCACGATGACGACGATGACAACCATCTTTGCATTAAATGTAATGCCACTATTATTGGCCTCGATAACTATGTGAAACACAGAAAACAAGGATGCCGTAAAAGAAAAATCGATTCTAAACCAGAACTCGCTTCCATTGATCCATTGGAAGCGACTTATAACCTCGGTGCGGACGTATTCTTTCAATCTTTGGAGTTGCAGAGCAGCGTGAAGAGGTCACCGCTATCTCGACTGACGCCTCCAACACccgttacaaaaaataatatcgataaaaaaaactcattgaATGTAGCGTCAACGTCTAGAGACATCCCTAGAATTAGTCCcattgaaagtaatttaaggGGTGAAGATTGGATTGGCGGTCACAGCTTGAGGATAGGGAGTAACGAAGATAACCAGACTAAATTAATCAACGCTGTGGCCAATATCAGCGGATCTGTTAAAAAAGAACCCCTAAATTCCtataatataactaacttTAGCGTCTACAAAGAAGACAATGATTCTGAAGAATCGAATGTTTCGGAAGAAGAGGACGAAGATGAAATAGTCGTTGATGAAGGTTCATGGCCACCTCCACCCAACTACACCGGTGGCAAATGGCGACCAGCGTCACCAGAACAGGAATGGGATGTTAGAGAAGAACAGGAACAAGTCGACCGGGACTACGACTATGACGCTCCTCCGCCAGAACACACCAAGGGAAAATGGATTCCGGGGGCTAACGAAAGAACTCAAATCATGCAAACTACTATTCAAACCAAAGGCTCTGTCCAGTACTGGTGCGGTCCGTGCAATCGGCGACTAGGCTCTAGAGCTATTTAcgaaaaacatttgaaatcaAACTTGCACATGAGAAAAGTCCTTCCTGAACAGGAGTTGGAATTTTCTGGAAGTTTGGTTTCCACTAATAATTCCCTAGTTAGACCCAGATCAGCTGGTGCAGCGATGTTTGTTAGCGCCGTTTATTCATCGCCGACAAgaaaaagaagtaaaaaagAGTCAAAAGTTagcattaaaatgaataaaaagaaaaggaaAAGAACATCGTGCTTTGTTCAATGCTCCGGCTGTAAGACCAgagtaaaaagaaatttaatggGGAAACATTTGATATCTCACTACCACTTCAGAAAGGGAACCGTCGTTAAGaactttttatacaaacaattaGTGCTCAATAACATAGACGCTATCGTGCACCAAGCCCCTTTCCAATGCAGTCCATGCAAATTTTACACCAACTGGCAAACCAACTTTATGCAACACTGGAACTCAGAAGAACACAAAAGTACCATTTCATCAATAGAGGGTGTATATTGGTgttcattttgtaaatttgaGTCGGAAACGTGTGAGGAGATGTCCGCCCATATAACGAGCACTGAACACGGGGAAGTGGCGTCAGTTATTAATAGGTCTATGCCCATTATAATACGCAAGAaatctgtaataaaatgtcatacGTGCCCGATGATGTTCCGATACAATGTGGAAGTAAAACATCATTGTCGTACAACGGGGCATGACTTGCCGTACTCCGCCAGCGACATCTATCAGGAAGTGCATCGATGTCATCACtgtaaaaagaaattcaaGTTATCCATCTCACTTGTGGCGCATTTAAAAAAGAGACACAATGACAGCGTATATTTCTGTCTCCTTTGTTCGAAGACCTTTAATTCAGCCGTAGAAGTCAAGAATCATCGGCAGAGCACAGAGCACCGAGTCAAGAGGTTAGAAGTATTGCGCGAGCGAGGACTACTCACCAAAGACATATCGAAGAAGTGCCCTTATTGTCCTCAGTATGTCGTGTTAAAAAATACGTTGGAACTGAGGGAGCACATCATAAACGTTCATCCGAGCATTAAGAAAAA atGTCCCAAATGCGGAAAGGAATTCATTTTCTCTCAGGAGGTGTCGCGGCACATTCGCTCCAACGCTTGTAAGCTACACAATCCAGAAGCACTTCAGTCATCCATTACATGGAAGTGCAGCCAGTGTCTGTTCGTCACGGACTCGCAGGCGGAGTGCTTCTTCCACGAGGTCCTGCACACGGAACCGAGCACCGAGACTACTAAgacgaataaaattatcaaaaaatacaaatgtccGCTTTGTCCAAAAACCTTCAGGAAGCCATCGCTCAGGTTGCACTTGAGACAGCACACTTTCGAGAGGCCTTTAGTTTGTACTATCTGCGGAGCTAACTTCACGCGGCAGTCGACTCTGGCCAACCACACGCGGACCGAGCACAGCGACCGGCGACCCGGCACCGACGACCCCGCCGAGGATCAGACTCTCAAGTGTCTGAAGtgcaaaaaaacatttgaccGAAG AGTGTCCCTGACTCATCACGAGGTGACGTGTGAGGGTGTGGAGCGCCGCTGTCCCCACCCCGACTGCTCCTACATCGCCTCTACCGTGGCTCAACTCACCAG GCATCGTTATGGGCATAAAGAAATTGTAAAGCAGTACGAATGTCCGCACTGCGACTTCAAAGCCGAAAAATCGAGTCATATGAAGAGGCATTTGTTTTGTCACGAACGTATTAAGCCTTACGCCTGTCCTCATTGTGACTTCACGTGCGGTAGTCTG GAGAACCTCCGTAAGCACGCGGTCCACAGCAAGCTCCACGTGGGCCTGTGCTTATACTCGTGTCCTCAATCCTGCGGCTTCTCGTCGGACCGCGCGGCGTCGCTCCGCCGACACCTGACGTCCTGTCACAGTGACGTGTACGACGCGCCCGCCGCCAACAGAACTGTCAAGACGCTGCTCATGACGGACGACGCGCTGTAG